The Meiothermus ruber DSM 1279 genome includes the window CGAATGGTTGGAGATTCTGGCGCGAGAAGAAGCCCCCGTTTCAAAGGAGTAATTCACTGTGAACCCCTCAACCCAAACCCCCTCCCAGAGCACTTCCCGGGAAACCCAGCTCACCTTCATTGGGATTCTGCTGGGGCTTTTCCTGGCCGCGCTCGACCAGACCATTGTCTCGACGGCGTTGCCTAAAATTATCGCCGACCTTAACGGTGCCGAGCTGTACGCCTGGGTGACCACTGCTTACCTGCTGGCCTCCACCGTCTCGGCCCCCATCTTTGGCCGCCTGACCGAGCTTTTCAGCCGTAAGACCATTTTGCTGGTGGCGATTAGCATCTTCCTGCTGGGCTCGGCGCTCGCGGGTTTGTCGCAGAACATGCCCGAATTAATCGCCTTCCGTGGGCTTCAGGGGATTGGCGGTGGGGCCCTGTTCGCTCTTGCCCTGACCACCATTGCGGTGCTCTTTCCCCCGCGCGAGCGTGGACGGGTAGGCGGATTCTTTGGGGCCATCTTTGGGGTGAGCAGTGCGGTGGGGCCGTGGCTGGGGGGTCTCCTGACCGACCACTTCTCCTGGCACTGGGTTTTTTACATCAACATGCCCGTGGGAGCGGTGGCCTTATGGTTCATCCTGCGCTATATGCCCCGCCTGAGCCCGGAACACCGCGAGCGCTTCGACTACCTGGGGGCCGTCTTGCTGGTGGCCTGGACGGTGCCGCTGATGCTGGCCTTCTCCTGGGGGGGCAGCACCTACCCCTGGCTGAGCGCTCAGATCCTGGGCCTTTTGGGGTTGAGCGCGCTGGCCCTGGTGTTGTGGGTCTGGTCACAGAACCGTGTGCAGCACCCGCTTTTTGACCTCTCGATTCTGCGCGTGCGCAGCTTTAGCCTGGCCTCGGCGGCGACCTTCTTCTATGGCCCTGCTTTTCTGGGGGCGGTGGCCTTCTTGCCCCTGTACTTGCAGGTGGTTAAGGGGGTCTCGGCCTCGGCTTCGGGGGTGACGGTGCTGCCCCTTACGCTGGGGGTGGTCTTGGGGGCCACCGGCAGCGGGCTGCTCTCGGGGCGGCTGGGCCGCTTTAAGCCCCTTTTGTTGCTGGGAACCGGCTGGCTGCTGGCGATCTTCCTTACCCTGCACTTCCTGATTAAGGTAGATACCCCCCTCTGGCTGGCGGTGCTGTTTTTCTTCCTGCTGGGCCTGGGGCTGGGGCCTGCCCAGTCGCTCCTACAGATTGCTGCCCAGAACAATGTACCGCCCCAGCGGTTGGGCTCGGCCACGGCTTTTACTCAGTTGATGCGGCAGATTGGCTCGACCGTGGGCATCGCCCTGATGGGCACGCTTTTAGCTAAGAACCTTACTGCCGAGACCTGCAAGGTGTTTCCCGACAATGCGGCCTGCCGTCCGGGCGCCTTGGTGCAACGGAGCAACGAGGCGGGGGTGGGTTTTAACCTCGATGAACAGTTTGCCAAGCTCGAGGCCCAGATCGTGGCCGCGCTTAAGGGAGACACCCAGGCCTACGCAACCCTGCTGCAGGATGCCCAGGTGCCCACCCAGGTTAAGGAAGGCCTGATCAAAGGCGGCATCCCGGCGCAGTTCCAGCAGCTTGAGGGCCGGGTGGTGGCAGCCCTCAGAGGCGATGCCCAGGCCTACGAGGCCCTGATGCAAGACCCCAACCTGCCGGCGGAGTTCAAATCGAAGCTGACCAGAGGGGGTATTCCGGCGCAGTTTGAGCGGATGGAAGGTCTGATGGTGTCGGCGCTCGAGGGGGATACCAAAGCCTACGAGGCCCTGATGCAAGACCCCAACCTGCCGGCGGAGTTCAAAGCCAAGCTGGTGAAAGGCGGTATCCCGGCCCAGTTTGCCCAGTTGCAGGATCTGGTGATTGCGGCCCTCGAGGGGGATGTGGCTGCCTACAACCAGCTCATCCACAACCCGCAGGTTCCAGCCGACCTGAAGGCCCGGCTGGTGAAAGGCGGCATCCCGGCCCAGTTTGCCCAGCTAGAGAAGCTGCTTTTGGCGGCCCTGAACGGGGATGCTCAGGCCTATCAAGCGGTGCAGCAGAACCCGCAGATCCCCCCTGCCTTCAAAAGCCAGATTCCGCAGGGCGGCCTGGCTGCCCAGGTCGAGGCCCAGCTACAAGCAACCGCGCGCCTGCTCGAGGCGGCCTGGCAGGGAGATGAAAGCGCACAACAAGCCTTGCGCCAGAACCCCAGGCTCGACCCCCGCCTGCGGAGCCTGCTCGACAACCCGCCGCCCGTGGAGGCCCGAGCAGGGGTGCTGGCCCAGGTGCGGGCCCAGGCGCCTCAGCTCAAAGCAGCCGCTTTGCAGCAGGCGACAGCCCAGCTCCAAGCGGGGCTAGAGCAAGCCCAGGCCCAGGCGCTTGCCCAGGCCATTGCCGGGGTCAAGGCGGGTCTGGCCCAGGCCCAGGCCAAAGCCCAGGCAGCGGCCATCGCGGCAGTCCGGGAAAACCTGCGCAAAGCCCAGGCCCAGGCGCTGGAGCAGGCCGTGCAGGCCACCCACGAGAACCTGGTCAAAGCCGAGCAGCAGGCCCTCGAGGAGGTGCCCCATAAGGTAGTAGCGCAGCTCGAGGAAACCAAACTCAAGCTGCACCAGGCCCTCAGCAACGGCATCACCAACGCGGAGAAAAACATTTTCCTCTACGCGGCCCTGTTCGTCCTGCTTTCAATGGCCTTTATCCTGCCCTTGCCCAACGAAGAACTGCGCGGCCGGGGGGCTCGAGCCTGAATCGCCCTATCAAAAAAACCCAGCACAGTCCAAGTCACTGTGCTGGGTTTTTGTGGCCGCACTAGGGCAGCAGGAACGAGATAAGCTTGGTCTCGAGGAACTCCTCCATGCCCCAGTGCCCGCCCTCGCGGCCCAGCCCCGAGTTTTTGTAACCACCAAAGGGCAGGTTGGAGCCCATGGCGCTGGGGACGGGGTCGTTTACGCCCACGATGCCATACTCCAGGGCCTCGGCCACCCGGAAGGCGCGGGAGAGGTCTTTGGTCCAGATGTAGGCGGCCAGCCCGTAGTCGGTGTTGTTGGCCCAGGCGATGGCTTGCTCCTCGTCCTCGAAGGGCATCAGGGGGGCGACCGGCCCAAAGGTCTCCTCCTCGAGGATGCGCATCCCGGGCTGGATGCCGGTGAGCACCGTGGGAGCGTACAAAAGCCCGCCCAGGGCCTTGCCACCGGTAACCACCTTGGCCCCTTTGGCGAGGGCATCTTCCACGTGCGAGACCACCTTATCCAGGCCCTGCTGCTCCACCAGGGGCCCCACGTTGGTGCTGGGATCCAGGGGGTCGCCCACCTTCAGCTTGCCAACGGCCTCGGCCAGGGCGCTGGCGTAGTCGGCCTCGAGCTTCCTGTGCACATAGATGCGGTTGGTGGTTACGCAGGTCTGGCCGCTGTTGCGGTACTTGGAGAGCAGGGTAAACTGCACGGCCTTTTCAATGTCGGCGTCCTCGAAGACGATAAACGGGGCGTTGCCGCCGAGCTCCAACGAGACCCGCTTGAGGGTATCGGCCCCCTGGCGGTAGAGGATTTTGCCCACCGGGGTGGAGCCGGTGAAGGTGATCTTGCGGATGCGCATGTCCTCCATCAGAACCCTGGAGACCGGCACCGGGTCGGAGGCCGGTAGCACCTGCAGGGTTCCGGCGGGCCCCCCGGCCTCTTCCCAGAGCCTGGCCAGATAAAGCGCACATAAGGGGGTCTGTTCGGCCGGCTTGATGATGATGGTGCAGCCCGCAGCCAGCGCCGGGGCGGCCTTGCGGGTGATCATGCTAGTAGGGAAGTTCCAGGGGGTAACGGCGTACACCGGCCCCACCGGCTCGTACACGGCCATCTGGCGCTTGTTGGGGAAGCGCGAGTGGATGAGTTCCCCATTTACTCGAGGGGCTTCCTCGGCGCACCACTCCACAAAGCTGGCGGCATACAGCACCTCCCCTTTGGCCTCGGTGATGGGCTTTCCCATCTCCAGCGCGGTCAGCCGCCCCAGCTCTTCCTGATGGGCGATGAGCAGGTCGTTCCACTTGCGTAGAATCTTGCCCCGCTCAAAGCCGGTCAGCTTTTTCCACTCCTTGAAGGCCGCCACCGCAGCATCGGCGGCCAGGCGGGCCTCGGCCTCGCCGCAGTCGGCCACCTCGGCCACCAGTTCGCCGCTGTAGGGGCTCTTGACCGCAAAGGTTTTGGAGGTTGGCTGCCACCGGCCGCCCACATAGGCGAGGCTTGGAAAATCGAAGTCTTTGACCATAGCAAGGCCTAGCATACGCCCGGCCTGTGCGTGGTTGGTAGGGGGGCGGCTTGCAATTGCACCCCGCGGGAAAGGGTTCCAGAAAACCAGCGTGGCCCTCAGGCCTGCTAGCGGTTGCGCGCCGGATTGAGCATGTTGCGCCAGTCGCGATCCACCAGCAGGGGCAAGGGGTCAATTACCTGATAGTCGCAGGTGCGCCGGCTGCCGGCATACACCCCAAAGTGCAGATGGGGTGGGGTGGTGCGGGCGTTGCCGGTGTTGCCCACGTACCCCAGCAGAGTCTGGGGGGTTACCCGCTGGCCCTCCCGGAGGCCTGGAGCGTAGCGGTCGAGATGGGCGTAGTAGTAGCGCCGCCCACCCGGCCCAACCACAAACACGTACAGCCCACCCAACTGCCCCTGACCAATGCGCCAGACAAACCCGCTGGTAGCTGAGTAGACAGGGGTTCCCCTGGGGGCGAAGATGTCCTGCCCTTCGTGGGTGCGCCAGCCGCCGCGGGGGGCGCCGAAGGTGTTGGCTACCTGGCGCACCCGTACCCCCTGTACTGGCATGGCCAGTCGGCGGTCGGGCTCTTTGGGCAGCAGGGCCAGATAGCTCTGTAGCTTTTCCCGGTAGGCCGCCCAGCGTTCCCGCTCACGTCGCTCGGCTTCGGTGCGAGGCTCGGGCCGGCTCGAGCTGGCCGGGGTGCACACCCGCCCGGGCTCGCTA containing:
- a CDS encoding MDR family MFS transporter; this translates as MNPSTQTPSQSTSRETQLTFIGILLGLFLAALDQTIVSTALPKIIADLNGAELYAWVTTAYLLASTVSAPIFGRLTELFSRKTILLVAISIFLLGSALAGLSQNMPELIAFRGLQGIGGGALFALALTTIAVLFPPRERGRVGGFFGAIFGVSSAVGPWLGGLLTDHFSWHWVFYINMPVGAVALWFILRYMPRLSPEHRERFDYLGAVLLVAWTVPLMLAFSWGGSTYPWLSAQILGLLGLSALALVLWVWSQNRVQHPLFDLSILRVRSFSLASAATFFYGPAFLGAVAFLPLYLQVVKGVSASASGVTVLPLTLGVVLGATGSGLLSGRLGRFKPLLLLGTGWLLAIFLTLHFLIKVDTPLWLAVLFFFLLGLGLGPAQSLLQIAAQNNVPPQRLGSATAFTQLMRQIGSTVGIALMGTLLAKNLTAETCKVFPDNAACRPGALVQRSNEAGVGFNLDEQFAKLEAQIVAALKGDTQAYATLLQDAQVPTQVKEGLIKGGIPAQFQQLEGRVVAALRGDAQAYEALMQDPNLPAEFKSKLTRGGIPAQFERMEGLMVSALEGDTKAYEALMQDPNLPAEFKAKLVKGGIPAQFAQLQDLVIAALEGDVAAYNQLIHNPQVPADLKARLVKGGIPAQFAQLEKLLLAALNGDAQAYQAVQQNPQIPPAFKSQIPQGGLAAQVEAQLQATARLLEAAWQGDESAQQALRQNPRLDPRLRSLLDNPPPVEARAGVLAQVRAQAPQLKAAALQQATAQLQAGLEQAQAQALAQAIAGVKAGLAQAQAKAQAAAIAAVRENLRKAQAQALEQAVQATHENLVKAEQQALEEVPHKVVAQLEETKLKLHQALSNGITNAEKNIFLYAALFVLLSMAFILPLPNEELRGRGARA
- a CDS encoding NAD-dependent succinate-semialdehyde dehydrogenase, encoding MVKDFDFPSLAYVGGRWQPTSKTFAVKSPYSGELVAEVADCGEAEARLAADAAVAAFKEWKKLTGFERGKILRKWNDLLIAHQEELGRLTALEMGKPITEAKGEVLYAASFVEWCAEEAPRVNGELIHSRFPNKRQMAVYEPVGPVYAVTPWNFPTSMITRKAAPALAAGCTIIIKPAEQTPLCALYLARLWEEAGGPAGTLQVLPASDPVPVSRVLMEDMRIRKITFTGSTPVGKILYRQGADTLKRVSLELGGNAPFIVFEDADIEKAVQFTLLSKYRNSGQTCVTTNRIYVHRKLEADYASALAEAVGKLKVGDPLDPSTNVGPLVEQQGLDKVVSHVEDALAKGAKVVTGGKALGGLLYAPTVLTGIQPGMRILEEETFGPVAPLMPFEDEEQAIAWANNTDYGLAAYIWTKDLSRAFRVAEALEYGIVGVNDPVPSAMGSNLPFGGYKNSGLGREGGHWGMEEFLETKLISFLLP
- a CDS encoding M23 family metallopeptidase translates to MLARQVGFSALLCVLLWGSESLAQNRSGEPDSEPGRVCTPASSSRPEPRTEAERRERERWAAYREKLQSYLALLPKEPDRRLAMPVQGVRVRQVANTFGAPRGGWRTHEGQDIFAPRGTPVYSATSGFVWRIGQGQLGGLYVFVVGPGGRRYYYAHLDRYAPGLREGQRVTPQTLLGYVGNTGNARTTPPHLHFGVYAGSRRTCDYQVIDPLPLLVDRDWRNMLNPARNR